Proteins from one Sabethes cyaneus chromosome 2, idSabCyanKW18_F2, whole genome shotgun sequence genomic window:
- the LOC128736246 gene encoding uncharacterized protein DDB_G0271670-like: MFSFHVPAGSSSNSSSSNSSSSSNSSSSNSSSSSNSSSSSNSSSSSNSSSSSNSSSSSNSSSSSNSSSSSNSSSSSNSSSSSNSSSSSNSSSSSNSSSSNSSSSSNSSSSSSSSSSSSSSSSSSSSSSSSSSSSSSSSSSSSSSSSSSSSSSSSSSSSSSSSSSSSSSSSSSSSSSSSSSSSSSSSSSSSSSSSSSSSSSSSSSSSSSSSSSSSSSSSSSSSSSSSSSSSSSSSSSSSSSSSSSSSSSSSSSSSSSSSSSSSSSSSSSSSSSSSSSSSSTIPSN; this comes from the exons ATGTTCAGTTTTCACGTGCCGGCcggtagtagtagtaatagtagtagtagtaatagtagtagtagtagtaatagtagtagtagtaatagtagtagtagtagtaatagtagtagtagtagtaatagtagtagtagtagtaatagtagtagtagtagtaatagtagtagtagtagtaatagtagtagtagtagtaatagtagtagtagtagtaatagtagtagtagtagtaatagtagtagtagtagtaatagtagtagtagtagtaatagtagtagtagtagtaatagtagtagtagtaatagtagtagtagtagtaatagt agtagtagtagtagtagtagtagtagtagtagtagtagtagtagtagtagtagtagtagtagtagtagtagtagtagtagtagtagtagtagtagtagtagtagtagtagtagtagtagtagtagtagtagtagtagtagtagtagtagtagtagtagtagtagtagtagtagtagtagtagtagtagtagtagtagtagtagtagtagtagtagtagtagtagtagtagtagtagtagtagtagtagtagtagtagtagtagtagtagtagtagtagtagtagtagtagtagtagtagtagtagtagtagtagtagtagtagtagtagtagtagtagtagtagtagtagtagtagtagtagtagtagtagtagtagtagtagtagtagtagtagtagtagtagtagtagtagtagtagtagtagtagtagtagtagtagtagtagtagtagtagtagtagtagtagtagtagtagtagtagtagtagtagtagtagtagtagtagtagtagttcaaccatcccaagcaac